DNA sequence from the Leptospiraceae bacterium genome:
TACTCATCGGTATAGCCACTACTTCTTCCGGCACTGGTGAGATACACTCTGGCTCGGCTATTACTTCCTCCATAACTTATGCCGTAGAATTTTAAACTATGAAATACATATACTTTTTTCAAATTTTTATTAAGAAACGAAGCCGGATATTTAGAAATAGCTTTTTCAATTACCGACAGGGTATTTTTAAAATACTTTTTTTTCAGACTTTCTGCCTGCGGATTAATTTCCCGGTTTTGCCAGTATTCGGGAAAGCTATTTTTGTCTACTATCCAGGAAATAAGTATATCTGAATTCTTCACTTTTATTTCTTTTTCAGAGAAATCGTAGGCAAAAATCTTGACAGGATTTAGAATCATAGTGATTTTTAGTAATAGAAATACATAGAAAAAAAATCTCATAAAATTACTCTCCGGAGGTTTGTTGTTATGTACCAAATTGATAAGACCCTTCAAATCATTTTACGTGATATAAAGGATACAATTCAAAAAAATCAAGAAGAAAAAAAGAGCTTAAAGCCGGAACATTTTGTATATTCCAGCGGTCGTTTAAAGAGACATAATGTGAAAATTCAGGAAATGCTTGAGTCTTACCTGGAAGGACTTCAGGAAATGAAGAGGAACCGCAAGTCTGATTTCTTTAAATGGATAAAGTTTAATTTAAGTTATTTGAATGGTAAGCTGAAACATTTAAAGGAACAATGGAAATTACATAAAACCAAATCGGAACTCATCGAATATTACAGTATTCAAATTGAAAATTGCAAAAAGCTAATACAATCCTGGAAGCAGGTAGGGGAGGGAAAGAAGGATATCGTTGATTTACATTTGTATTCAGGAAGCTTGGAACTTCCAGGTTAGCTTATAGGCCCACGACTTAGGTCGTGGGTGCAAAAAGGAGGAAGGCGGGTCTCAGGTTTTTATAGTTTATTTTCTGTCACCGTATTCGCTTCAAATTCCCTGAATTTTTTATCCAGTAGATCTCTCAGGTTCTTTTTATCCTGCTTATCCAGAAAACTATACTCTATACTATTATATACGAATTTCTTAATACCTTCATAGTTCACTCTCCTGTATCGGTGAGCGGCAATTACAAATTGCTGGGTCAAATCAGTTCTGAATACACCGGCATCGTCAGTGGAAAGTACAATAGGCACATCATTCTGATAGTAGATCATGAAAGGGTGAGCTCTACCTTTTACTCCCAGAATAAATTCATTCGAAGTCAGGGGAACCTCGACGGCTACTTTCTTATCACTCATGTATTCAATTGTTTTCTGGTAATTTGGTTCGTAAATAATTGAAACTCCGTGGCCGATTCTTTTTGCCCCGGCCATTTTAACAGCTTTTTCAATATGACAGAGTAATTCCTCCGGTTTTACCAGCTCAAGATTTAATTCTCCGGCATGAAGAGAAAGGTTTATTTCCGGATACTTCTTATTTAGAAATTGAAACATCTGCATGTGTAGTTCATAATCTCTTAAGGCATGATAATTGTCTTCCGGAGCCACAAAATTCACTCCTACTACCAGAGGGTTGGTTTTTGCAATTTCATACGCCAGAACTAATTGAGCAAAAACTTTGGTTTTATCTAAAAAACGCAGGCCGAAAGTCTTATAACGAATCAGGGTATTACACTTAAAATTACGCTTCTGGCAAACTTTTATACGATTCTTATCAAAACGTTCAACTCTTTCATTTGCCTTGCTGACAATAGAACTTAAACCGGATGAATGAAAAAGTTTATAGAGTTTTTCAAAATCAGCCTGGGGTTCTTCCGGGTTTTCCCATTTGAAGGATTCTGAAATACGTTCCGTTTCGGACTGCTCTCTCGGCAGGTTAATCATGGTTTCCAGATACTGAACATTTTCCTGGGTGGCCCTGTTATCTAAAATAGCAAGAATTTCAGCTTCATTCCCCATGTAACCGGCTGAAAAGCGAAAAAAAGTACTGAAAAAATGCTTATGAGAAGAATCTTTACCCGGATGAAAGTTTCGAATGGACCAGGAATCAATTAGTTTATCCCGCATTCCAAAAAGCTTAAGAGCATCCTTAACCAGAAGGGTTCTTTTTTTGCCCAGCTCGTCTTCAGCGATACTCTTTTGCAGGATAAATTCATCTATATCCACGTATAGGTTTTTGCGATAAGCCAGATCCAGATAAGTCTCCGCATAAACGGAACCACTGAGGTGATGGTGCAAATCACCTCCTTTGGGCATTTTAGCAAAGAAAAGCCGAAGGGAATTTGGATCAGATTTAATTTTCTCAAAAAAACCTGAAACCTTGTTTTCATTCTGGGTCCCGGCAAACGTGGATGTAGTAATAAATAGAAATAGAATAGCTAAATGGAATATGGAAATAAGTTTTTTACTAATCATGATTTAATTCTATTTTTATTTAAAAAAAAAGAAAGTACTTTTGCATTTCTAAAAAGAAATTTCGTAAATTAAAAACTAAAGCAGTCTATATATAAAGAAATGAGAGATGCTTCAAAAAGGACGAAGGCAGATGAAAATCGAATCAAGTGATATTCGTAATATATTTCAAAAAATAACTCAGGTTTACAACATCGACAGCTATAAAGACCTGGAAGACGAGCTTACCATAGACGATTCAGAAGATATACAGGAATTATCCATTCCACCATTTCTTCATCAAACTTTAAAAAAAGTTATGGAAGATGAACTGGAAAGGGAACTGGAAAAAGATTTTTCGTTAAAAGAAGATGTTTAATAATGGAGAGGGCGGTGTCGCGCCCTCCTGAAGAAGATTTATAAAGGTTTAAGATTCTTTTGTCTGAGGATAAACAGAAATTTTCTTTTTTATTTTATTGATGAATTCGAAAGTCATAACTCCATCAACAAGGGCAAAAAGAGTGTGATCCTTTCCCATACCTACATTATTTCCGGCTTTGAACTTAGTTCCTCTTTGACGAACGAGGATATTGCCGGCTTTAACCGTTTGTCCACCGGATCTTTTTAACCCGAGTCGCTTCGACTCTGAATCTCTACCGTTTTTAGATGAACCGCCACCTTTCTTGTGAGCCATTTTTTTCTCCTTTAATTTGTATTATAACTTTTAATATATATCTGTATCTCTTCGGGAAATTGTTTCTCCAGGTTTTGAAGACCGCAAAGAGCCTGTTCAAATGCGTTTTTCACCAGTTCGACTTCCTCTACAAAAACAGAGAAATACAAAAAACCTTCCTGTATCTTCTTTTCTTTTACCCTTCCCTTTAACTCAAGAAAAAAGAAGAGAGACTGGCTTAAGGCAGAGACCGCCGAACAGAGGACATTATTTCCTTTTTGCCCGGGGGCATGGCCACTTACTTGAAAACTGCTATAATTTAGGTCTCTAAATTCTACCTGGATCTCAATCAATTAGAGATAGAAACTACTTTAAGTTTTTGAAGTTCCTGTCTATGTCCCCAGGATTTATGATAATTTTTTCTTTTTTTGTATTTGAAACCTTTTATCTTGGTTCCTCTGAAATCCTCAAGAACCTGAAGTTTTACTTTTACATCTTTCAGTTCAGGAGTTCCAACATTGATCTTATTACCTTCAGCAAAAAGAAGAGCCGGAGTTTCAAACTCGGAACCTACTTCTCTACCGGTTCTCTGGCTTACAAATTCTAAATCCTGTTCAACTCTAAACTGTTGATTTCCTACCTTGATTATTGCGTACATGTCTTTCCCTGCTATTAGAGTAGAATACAGCATTTTTTTTTTACCCTTTAAAGTCAATGAATAAATAGACAAGAAACTTGTTTAAAAATTACTGGTCATATTGGATTTTTATTAGAATGGAAATACGCAACATTTGTATTATCGCTCACGTTGACCACGGAAAGACTACCCTGTTAGATTGTATCCTGAAAGAGACCGGTGCAGTTACCAGCAAGGAGTCCAAAGAACGGATTATGGATTCGAATGACCTCGAACAAGAAAGGGGAATCACCATAGTCGCTAAGAATACTGCTGTTTATCATAAGAATACGAAAGTAAACATTATCGATACTCCCGGGCACGCTGACTTTGGAGGCGAAGTAGAGCGGGTTTTGAAGATGGCTGACTCCTGTTTATTACTGGTTGATGCTTTTGATGGTCCTATGCCCCAGACACGTTTTGTACTGGATAAATCTCTTCAATTAGGCCACAGACCCATCCTCGTTGTGAATAAAGTCGACAGGGAAGGTAGTCATCCGAATGAGGTAGTAAATAAGGTTTTCGATCTCTTTCATGATCTCGAAGCGAATGATGAGCAGATGGATTTTCCGATTATCTTTACTTCTGCCAAATTAGGTTGGGCTGTAAAGCATGCAGAAGATGCTCCCGGACAGAATATGCAACCCCTTCTTGACCTGATACTTCAACATGTACCTGTTTCAAAAGGAAATGTGGATGGTCCTCTACAATTTCAGGTCACTACTCTCGACTATAACGATTATGTGGGTCGAATTGCTGTAGGTAAAATTTACCAGGGGAAATTAACCCGAAGTAAAGATGTGACTCTGGTCAAAACCAAAGGCCAGGTTTCTAACCATAGAATCTCTAGATTGTATAATTTCGAAGGTTTAAAGCGAGAGGAAGTGGAATCAGCCGAAGCGGGTGATATTGTGGCTATCGCCGGTATTCCTGAGCTATTTATCGGAGATACGGTCTGTGACCTGGGTAAACCTCTTCCTTTACCAGCTATCAGTGTAGATGAACCAACTGTGTCTATGTTCTTCCTGGTGAATAATTCTCCCTTTGCCGGCAAAGAAGGTAAATTCGTAACCACAAGAAATCTGAAAGAAAGACTGGAGCGAGAACTTCAGACCAATGTGGCCATGAGAATGACCGAGACCGAAGATAAAGACCGCTTTAAGGTCATGGGAAGAGGAGAGCTTCATCTTTCCATATTAATTGAAACTATGCGTCGGGAAGGTTATGAATTACAGGTTTCCCGTCCTGAGGTAATTGTTAGGCAGGGGCCTAATGGAGAAAAATTGGAACCCATTGAAGTCCTTGTAATGGACATGCCCGATCAATTTACCGGTTCTATAATTGCCGAGTTAAATCGCCGGAAAGGCGATCTTCATGCCATGCACGCGAATCCTTCCGGAATGACCCGTGTAGAATATTATATTCCCACCAGAGGTTTGATTGGCTTTAGAGGATTCTTTATCACCGAAACCAGGGGCGAAGGAGTAATGACAAGTCGCTTTCATGAGTACGGGCCATATCGGGGAGAAGTTCCGGGTAGAAAAAACGGGGCTCTTATTTCTATGGACTCAGGTGATTCAACAGCCTATGCTCTCTGGAAAATCCAGGAAAGAGGGACTTTATTCATTGATCCGGTTCAGGCGGTTTATCCGGGAATGATCATTGGAGAAAATTCAAGAGAAAATGATATGGAAGTGAACCCTGTTCGTGAGAAAAAACTTACAAACGTCCGTTCTTCCGGTGCCGATGAAGCTATTCGTTTAATTCCCCCCC
Encoded proteins:
- a CDS encoding adenosine deaminase → MISKKLISIFHLAILFLFITTSTFAGTQNENKVSGFFEKIKSDPNSLRLFFAKMPKGGDLHHHLSGSVYAETYLDLAYRKNLYVDIDEFILQKSIAEDELGKKRTLLVKDALKLFGMRDKLIDSWSIRNFHPGKDSSHKHFFSTFFRFSAGYMGNEAEILAILDNRATQENVQYLETMINLPREQSETERISESFKWENPEEPQADFEKLYKLFHSSGLSSIVSKANERVERFDKNRIKVCQKRNFKCNTLIRYKTFGLRFLDKTKVFAQLVLAYEIAKTNPLVVGVNFVAPEDNYHALRDYELHMQMFQFLNKKYPEINLSLHAGELNLELVKPEELLCHIEKAVKMAGAKRIGHGVSIIYEPNYQKTIEYMSDKKVAVEVPLTSNEFILGVKGRAHPFMIYYQNDVPIVLSTDDAGVFRTDLTQQFVIAAHRYRRVNYEGIKKFVYNSIEYSFLDKQDKKNLRDLLDKKFREFEANTVTENKL
- the rpmA gene encoding 50S ribosomal protein L27; the protein is MAHKKGGGSSKNGRDSESKRLGLKRSGGQTVKAGNILVRQRGTKFKAGNNVGMGKDHTLFALVDGVMTFEFINKIKKKISVYPQTKES
- a CDS encoding ribosomal-processing cysteine protease Prp gives rise to the protein MIEIQVEFRDLNYSSFQVSGHAPGQKGNNVLCSAVSALSQSLFFFLELKGRVKEKKIQEGFLYFSVFVEEVELVKNAFEQALCGLQNLEKQFPEEIQIYIKSYNTN
- the rplU gene encoding 50S ribosomal protein L21, which produces MYAIIKVGNQQFRVEQDLEFVSQRTGREVGSEFETPALLFAEGNKINVGTPELKDVKVKLQVLEDFRGTKIKGFKYKKRKNYHKSWGHRQELQKLKVVSISN
- the typA gene encoding translational GTPase TypA, with the translated sequence MEIRNICIIAHVDHGKTTLLDCILKETGAVTSKESKERIMDSNDLEQERGITIVAKNTAVYHKNTKVNIIDTPGHADFGGEVERVLKMADSCLLLVDAFDGPMPQTRFVLDKSLQLGHRPILVVNKVDREGSHPNEVVNKVFDLFHDLEANDEQMDFPIIFTSAKLGWAVKHAEDAPGQNMQPLLDLILQHVPVSKGNVDGPLQFQVTTLDYNDYVGRIAVGKIYQGKLTRSKDVTLVKTKGQVSNHRISRLYNFEGLKREEVESAEAGDIVAIAGIPELFIGDTVCDLGKPLPLPAISVDEPTVSMFFLVNNSPFAGKEGKFVTTRNLKERLERELQTNVAMRMTETEDKDRFKVMGRGELHLSILIETMRREGYELQVSRPEVIVRQGPNGEKLEPIEVLVMDMPDQFTGSIIAELNRRKGDLHAMHANPSGMTRVEYYIPTRGLIGFRGFFITETRGEGVMTSRFHEYGPYRGEVPGRKNGALISMDSGDSTAYALWKIQERGTLFIDPVQAVYPGMIIGENSRENDMEVNPVREKKLTNVRSSGADEAIRLIPPRRLSLEQAIEFLDSDELLEVTPKSLRLRKKILDPVMRKRAKIS